Proteins encoded in a region of the Cardiocondyla obscurior isolate alpha-2009 linkage group LG18, Cobs3.1, whole genome shotgun sequence genome:
- the LOC139109546 gene encoding probable methyltransferase TARBP1 isoform X3 gives MGKSKRRQRVDTVYCNVFQEFLSVLNIMANICLTSSTSMSYIHQDIYCKNAFWLVILKGLRSPLQQYRKQALYIMKKAIDSMNEETVSNLAKSNFIKAEITPFICNQSHTFSLDCVKEKFFLVYEVLEEKQEHLITPVLSHIVDLVKVNKTHKVCGCFSIVWLQCIFEKVLLHENNHVAKWGVLYVCRLDDTIFTDEFLELFVKVLNNNFLYECQLDEDSPSIVRELSQFLRCAEKSDLLNRFIKKISNIAWGPVAIFYIIHALRTISEEGIQHSSWQATELSAVKSLVETNLSMHSHILRTASQIELLRAIPNYVRQMDDLSLLANVLAAFPPGEGLTRGTVPWNIITAWLEKLLDKNNVETFVLNVANTISEINPKTFAIIVYLLYNANFISFSNKLCNTAALLNNWLSFLHGIILRPYANVTSSMYVVEFMSHLLDLSAKNPADDMTNFISSHIPSSFDFLIKYMKNISEELTYEDYVRYTGIVHLHIVNAPFYMSTEHLKARIEALKHGSMHLINHLPSVNLQYLYGLHVLYLSQSALASPVTKDFLTKHLAMQTMDTDISTAKGKIASEYYLLFLKLMRHYLENSSMSSWLPIATILSNLQRFLEVGPLENVSEIAKILTILIDNKAVSDTSDREMLENTFNLGFKCIIGVKKNNVFWMALENLVGVIINNNFLILLNAVQFAKGYIAKLLDEGDNTPRFKRVILSKMKDLDVCNLMKLKNPLGNCFLHGSVYRRDKKIENHAHLFIVKHLGLYYPKHIFAMDYNNDAAIRAEAIILLHRIIHPELNYATTFVQLILDALEKNKTKRYFNDSFLHKLKHRTMQALLILEPVLNEESAFLLQKKLCDFIFSESNQSSVRIMQEWLLIRIFVRNSHLHDQLWSFFVKSIKQRPRCTISVASIVYHVAKLLSNENQKDFIHTALPYVAQCCLGHQFNVRLYNQFILTQLYELMKTTYGDDSISEYKGIYQAAVIVLQQEVLTKNSIKIQDDFYFSQFHPILDYSLQTIYYELPRLTNVSCDEWISPEVFKDLMFVQNNGTLKLYNANSFLGETKSSVYLPKPITGDAQAESLKNIETLMGLCDIQKKIDPSKPVNLCGEATSEFMLLQDTQSQEGLIVVASFIDRPPNLGGIARTCEIFGVKALVVANADCVKDKEFQFLSVSADKWLNMLQVKPHELQKFLLDRKDAGWSLIGVEQTVNSINLKTMQFKKKTILVLGNEKDGIPSNFIPLFDKCVEIPQMGVTRSLNVHVTAAICIWQYASQHVLK, from the exons ATgggtaaaagtaaaagaagacAGCGAGTGGACACTGTTTACTGTAATGTTTTCCAA GAATTTCTCTCCGTCTTAAACATCATGGCGAACATTTGTCTCACGTCATCGACTTCAATGAGTTATATACACCAAGATATTTACTGCAAAAATGCATTCTGGCTCGTCATACTAAAGGGATTGCGGTCGCCCTTGCAACAATATCGCAAACAAGCTCTGTACATAATGAAAAAAGCGATCGATTCTATGAATGAAGAGACTGTGTCAAATTTAgcgaaatcaaattttataaaggcAGAAATTACACCGTTTATTTGTAATCAATCGCATACGTTTTCATTAGATTGCGTTAAGGAGAAATTCTTCTTGGTGTATGAAGTATTAGAAGAGAAACAGGAACATTTAATAACGCCAGTTTTAAGCCACATAGTTGATTTGGTAAAAGTGAACAAAACGCATAAGGTCTGCGGTTGTTTCAGCATTGTATGGCTACAGTGCATTTTCGAAAAAGTTTTACTGCACGAGAATAATCACGTTGCAAAGTGGGGTGTATTGTACGTATGTAGACTGGACGATACTATTTTTACCGATGAGTTTCTGGAACTGTTTGTAAAAGTTTTGAACAACAACTTCCTATACGAATGTCAGCTTGATGAAGACAGCCCGAGCATCGTGAGAGAACTCTCGCAGTTCCTCAGATGCGCGGAGAAAAGCGATTTGCTCaatagatttattaaaaagatcaGTAACATTGCCTGGGGTCCTGTggcgatattttacattatacacGCGCTACGAACGATCTCGGAAGAAGGGATACAACATTCCAGCTGGCAAGCTACCGAATTGAGTGCCGTTAAATCTTTAGTGGAAACCAATCTGAGCATGCACTCTCACATTCTGCGTACCGCGTCTCAAATTGAACTTCTGCGAGCGATTCCTAATTACGTGCGACAAATGGATGATCTATCTCTACTTGCTAATGTCTTAGCTGCCTTTCCCCCTGGAGAAGGTCTCACGAGAGGAACAGTACCGTGGAACATTATTACAGCATGGCTGGAAAAGTTattggataaaaataatgtcgaGACCTTCGTGTTAAATGTTGCGAATACTATTTCTGAGATAAATCCGAAAACATTTGCAATAATAGTGTATTTGTTATATAATGCAAACTTTATATCATTTTCAAACAAGCTGTGCAACACTGCagcgttattaaataattggcTGTCTTTCTTACATGGTATCATCTTACGACCTTACGCCAACGTCACCTCGAGCATGTATGTGGTGGAATTTATGTCACATTTGTTGGATCTTTCCGCAAAAAATCCTGCCGACGACAtgacaaattttatatcgtcGCACATACCTAGCtctttcgattttttaattaaatatatgaagaACATATCCGAAGAGCTGACTTACGAGGACTACGTGAGGTACACAGGTATTGTACACTTGCATATCGTCAACGCGCCTTTCTACATGTCGACGGAGCATTTAAAAGCCCGCATAGAGGCATTGAAACATGGAAGTATGCATCTAATAAACCACTTGCCGAGCGTAAATCTACAATATTTATACGGACTACACGTGTTGTATCTTTCCCAGAGTGCTTTGGCTTCTCCAGTGACAAAAGATTTCTTAACGAAGCACTTGGCTATGCAGACAATGGACACGGATATCAGTACGGCAAAAGGAAAAATTGCATCGGAATATTACTTGCTTTTTTTAAAGCTAATGCGTCACTATCTCGAAAATTCTTCGATGTCTTCGTGGTTACCTATTGCCACAATATTATCTAATTTGCAACGATTTCTCGAGGTGGGCCCACTGGAAAATGTTTCTGAAATTGCGAAGATACTAACGATATTAATTGATAACAAAGCTGTAAGTGATACGAGTGATAGAGAAATGCTGGAAAATACTTTTAACTTGGGCTTTAAGTGCATCATCGGCGTCAAAAAGAACAATGTATTTTGGATGGCACTGGAGAACCTCGTAGGAGttattatcaataataatttcttaattttgctTAACGCAGTACAATTCGCGAAAGGA TATATCGCTAAATTACTAGACGAAGGAGATAACACACCGAGGTTTAAAAGGGTGATACTTTCTAAAATGAAAGATTTGGACGTGTGCAATTTGATGAAGCTAAAAAATCCATTAGGAAACTGTTTCCTTCATGGCTCTGTATATCGGCGTGATAAGAAAATTGAGAATCACgctcatttatttattgtcaAGCACTTGGGTCTTTACTATCCGAAACATATCTTCGCAAT GGATTACAATAATGACGCCGCGATTAGAGCAGAAGCAATTATACTATTACACCGAATAATTCATCcagaattaaattatgcaaCAACGTTTGTGCAATTAATACTCGATGCGctagaaaaaaacaaaaccaaGAGATATTTTAACGACTCGTTCTTACATAAGTTAAAACACAGAACAATGCAAGCTTTATTGATATTAGAACCAGTGTTGAAtgag GAATCTGCATTTttgctacaaaaaaaattgtgcgacTTTATCTTTTCTGAAAGCAATCAGTCTAGCGTGAGAATAATGCAAGAATGGTTACTTATACGAATTTTTGTGCGAAATAGTCATTTGCATGACCAACTGTGGTCATTTTTTGTAAAG agTATAAAGCAGCGACCGAGATGTACGATTTCTGTGGCGAGCATTGTCTATCACGTCGCGAAACTTCTTTCAAACGAAAATCAGAAGGATTTTATTCACACGGCTTTGCCATATGTAGCACAATGTTGTTTAGGGCATCAGTTCAACGTGCGTCTTTATAATCAG TTTATTTTAACACAATTGTACGAATTAATGAAAACAACGTATGGCGATGACAGTATATCAGAATACAAAGGCATATATCAGGCAGCAGTGATTGTTTTGCAGCAGGAAGTTTTGacaaaaaattcaattaagaTACAGGACGATTTTTACTTTTCCCAATTTCATCCAATCTTAGATTATAGCTTACAG acAATTTATTACGAATTACCACGTTTGACTAATGTAAGTTGCGACGAATGGATTAGTCCAGAagtatttaaagatttaatgtTTGTGCAAAATAATGGTACTCTGAAACTTTACAACGCGAACTCGTTTCTAGGCGAGACGAAATCTTCCGTATATCTACCAAAGCCTATTACAG GTGATGCACAGGCcgagtcattaaaaaatattgaaacactTATGGGTTTGTGCGATATCCAGAAGAAGATCGATCCGTCAAAGCCGGTAAATTTATGTGGCGAAGCGACGAGTGAATTTATGCTTTTGCAAGATACACAATCACAGGAAGGTCTAATAGTTGTGGCATCATTCATCGATCGACCGCCGAATTTAGGCGGCATCGCCAGAACGTGCGAGATATTTGGAGTTAAGGCATTAGTTGTCGCGAATGCTGACTGCGTAAAAGATAAAGAGTTTCAGTTTCTCAGCGTATCTGCTGATAAATGGCTGAACATGCTACAG GTGAAGCCTCACGAATTACAGAAATTCTTACTGGACAGAAAAGATGCAGGATGGTCTCTAATTGGAGTTGAACAAACTGTTAACAGTATCAATTTGAAGACAATgcaatttaagaaaaagacGATTCTTGTTTTAGG gaaCGAGAAGGACGGTATACCatcaaattttattcctcTTTTTGATAAGTGTGTAGAAATTCCACAAATGGGTGTAACGCGATCATTGAACGTTCATGTTACCGCTGCGATTTGTATATGGCAGTACGCGAGTCAGCacgtgttaaaataa